The following are from one region of the Desmospora profundinema genome:
- a CDS encoding DUF4004 family protein, translated as MTPDLISKKELLELTGISYGQLYRWKRKKLIPEEWFIRKSTFTGQETFFPREAVLARIQKIQAWKEDRSLDEIADLLSSVSTSVWKKSELIEGNVVSEVAFQWLEQVRGERVETVSHRTVLALLVLESLLQDGGLSQNEGKIVLRLFDTVTADFQNHRAQVLLLRKGGVTTAILAMDEGKIHVDPDTEVADRIQLAKCVEKMKLDLTDGGV; from the coding sequence GTGACCCCGGATCTGATATCCAAAAAAGAGTTACTAGAGTTGACCGGAATTTCTTACGGTCAATTGTATCGCTGGAAGCGGAAAAAATTGATTCCTGAGGAGTGGTTCATCCGTAAATCCACTTTTACGGGGCAGGAAACGTTTTTTCCCCGGGAGGCTGTTCTGGCGCGTATTCAAAAAATCCAAGCATGGAAAGAGGATCGCTCCCTCGATGAGATTGCCGATTTATTGTCTTCCGTTTCGACCTCCGTGTGGAAGAAAAGCGAATTAATCGAGGGAAACGTGGTTTCGGAAGTGGCTTTCCAATGGTTGGAACAGGTTCGGGGAGAAAGGGTGGAAACCGTTTCCCATCGAACGGTTTTGGCTCTCCTCGTACTGGAATCCTTGTTGCAGGACGGGGGGCTCTCACAGAATGAGGGGAAAATCGTCTTGCGCTTGTTTGATACGGTGACGGCTGACTTCCAGAATCACCGGGCGCAGGTGCTTCTCTTGCGTAAAGGGGGAGTGACGACAGCCATTTTGGCCATGGATGAGGGAAAGATCCATGTCGATCCCGACACTGAAGTGGCGGACCGGATCCAGCTGGCGAAATGTGTGGAAAAGATGAAACTGGATTTAACGGATGGAGGGGTCTAA
- a CDS encoding GNAT family N-acetyltransferase codes for MSEWRYELNLSQVPDDWAGRNRRYPHLRMFRLADVIQEPDTPLQLYELVREGVLHTPGHDGTFETYDTFLDRIYETSYFNHAQTQYLAADGEDWIALSSVQVQEEEGVCGLTTVRPSHRRQGIATALKSWAIADCRNRGMARLVTRIHEKNVAMRMVNERLGFRRIG; via the coding sequence GTGAGTGAGTGGCGGTATGAACTGAACTTGTCACAGGTGCCGGATGATTGGGCTGGCCGCAATCGCCGTTATCCTCATTTACGGATGTTTCGATTAGCGGATGTGATCCAGGAACCGGATACTCCTCTACAGCTATATGAACTGGTCAGAGAAGGCGTACTGCACACCCCCGGTCATGACGGCACATTTGAAACCTATGATACGTTTTTGGATCGAATCTATGAAACTTCCTATTTCAACCATGCCCAAACCCAGTACCTGGCCGCCGACGGAGAGGATTGGATCGCCCTCAGCAGTGTCCAGGTACAAGAGGAAGAAGGGGTATGTGGACTGACGACGGTTCGTCCTTCCCATCGAAGACAAGGAATCGCGACGGCATTGAAATCCTGGGCGATTGCCGATTGCCGTAATCGCGGTATGGCTCGATTGGTTACCCGGATCCATGAAAAGAATGTGGCCATGCGAATGGTAAATGAGAGGTTGGGATTTCGACGGATTGGATAA
- a CDS encoding S8 family serine peptidase: protein MKRWRSLLIVMLVAVTVTGLTMPVNAWYNPDDASVRSASEETYYFVQLEDEPVASYTGGVRGYARTKAAGGDQLDVQSSNVRFYQNYLEGKRKDYKNWLKQRASKAEVVTEYSLTFNGLAVKAEGVSPEVLRQGPGVKKVVKSIDYFPEMNASHEIINNRPLWNMGYDGAGTKVAVIDSGIDHSHPFLTDESLEMPEGFPRGDTRFTSNKVIVAKTFHQNPAATPEDLDGHGTHVAGTIAGIKGYKDPSGMAETPLSGVAPKAYVGNYNVFPCEDCSAKSIFIAKAVEEAVRDGMDVANMSLGGTAHMGKDLLDEVVNAATEAGMTVAVAAGNEGPGQMTIGSPGTADKVITVGAVSNSHFFGTSIQVTVDGEERSLLTGSSSPGGQLTEKTEGALQVVTDGDGKACSGISADLSGKIAVIKRGDCTFTQKAAAAQSRGAVGVILINNGAGDPTAMFVEESVTIPMVMVSMEDGEWIQQGQSASAVLEPAPVREYSSENHSLIAGFSSRGPTVNHTLKPDVAAVGVNVYSSVPGGGLASYNGTSMATPHVAGAAALLKQARPEWTPQDIKAALIGTGKNPRSANLPLEVGGGIIQVADALNTPAMAAPASLSFGLVPNRGKNREATWKVTLTNTSDQQRIFRFHTDDRSHVDVNVSSIHLERGESGTFTVTASGNGKGSGKDYQGYIRIGTDDGQQIRIPYHYRVK from the coding sequence ATGAAAAGATGGAGAAGCCTGCTGATTGTAATGTTAGTGGCTGTCACTGTTACGGGACTTACCATGCCGGTAAACGCCTGGTACAATCCGGACGATGCCTCGGTAAGGTCTGCTTCGGAAGAGACGTATTACTTTGTTCAGTTGGAGGATGAACCGGTTGCATCGTATACAGGCGGAGTAAGGGGATACGCCCGGACCAAAGCGGCGGGCGGCGATCAGTTGGATGTTCAATCATCCAACGTTCGTTTCTACCAAAACTATTTGGAGGGAAAGAGGAAGGATTACAAAAACTGGCTGAAACAGCGGGCTTCCAAAGCGGAAGTCGTCACCGAATATTCCCTAACTTTCAACGGCCTGGCGGTGAAGGCTGAGGGTGTCAGCCCTGAAGTACTCCGTCAGGGGCCGGGGGTGAAAAAGGTCGTTAAAAGTATCGATTATTTCCCGGAGATGAACGCCAGTCACGAAATCATCAATAACCGGCCGTTGTGGAATATGGGCTATGACGGTGCGGGAACCAAGGTGGCGGTGATCGACAGCGGAATCGACCACAGTCACCCGTTTCTGACCGATGAAAGTCTGGAAATGCCGGAAGGCTTCCCGCGGGGGGATACCCGTTTTACCAGTAATAAAGTGATTGTGGCTAAAACCTTTCACCAGAATCCTGCGGCTACCCCCGAAGATTTAGACGGACATGGCACTCACGTAGCAGGGACGATTGCAGGGATCAAGGGGTACAAAGATCCCTCCGGAATGGCCGAAACTCCTCTCTCCGGTGTGGCGCCCAAAGCGTATGTAGGGAATTATAACGTCTTTCCGTGTGAAGATTGCAGTGCCAAGAGCATCTTCATCGCTAAAGCGGTGGAGGAGGCCGTGCGGGATGGGATGGATGTGGCCAATATGAGTCTAGGTGGAACGGCCCATATGGGTAAGGATTTGTTGGATGAAGTGGTCAACGCAGCGACGGAAGCGGGAATGACGGTGGCGGTTGCCGCCGGCAACGAAGGTCCCGGACAGATGACCATCGGCTCTCCCGGTACGGCGGATAAGGTGATCACTGTGGGGGCGGTCTCCAACAGTCACTTCTTCGGCACGTCGATCCAGGTTACGGTGGACGGAGAGGAGCGTTCGTTGTTGACAGGAAGTTCCTCCCCGGGTGGACAGCTTACGGAGAAGACAGAAGGGGCGCTCCAGGTTGTTACGGATGGCGATGGAAAAGCGTGCAGCGGCATCTCCGCTGATTTGAGCGGTAAGATCGCTGTAATCAAGCGCGGTGACTGCACCTTTACCCAAAAAGCGGCTGCTGCACAGAGCCGGGGGGCTGTCGGCGTGATTCTGATCAATAACGGGGCAGGAGATCCCACCGCGATGTTTGTGGAGGAATCCGTTACGATCCCGATGGTGATGGTATCGATGGAGGACGGAGAGTGGATTCAGCAAGGGCAGTCCGCATCTGCCGTGCTGGAACCCGCTCCGGTGCGGGAGTATTCGTCGGAAAACCACAGCCTGATTGCTGGTTTCTCCTCCCGCGGTCCGACGGTAAACCATACGTTGAAACCCGATGTGGCGGCGGTGGGTGTCAACGTCTACTCCAGTGTGCCGGGAGGCGGTCTCGCTTCCTATAACGGAACCTCCATGGCTACTCCCCATGTAGCGGGAGCGGCGGCTCTGTTAAAACAGGCGCGTCCGGAATGGACGCCGCAGGACATCAAGGCGGCACTGATCGGGACCGGTAAAAACCCGCGGAGCGCCAACCTGCCTCTGGAAGTCGGCGGCGGGATCATCCAGGTCGCCGACGCCTTGAATACGCCGGCAATGGCTGCTCCGGCCAGTCTCAGCTTCGGCCTGGTTCCGAATCGGGGTAAAAACAGGGAAGCGACATGGAAAGTAACCTTGACGAACACGTCCGATCAGCAGCGGATATTTCGATTCCATACGGACGATCGGTCCCATGTGGATGTCAATGTCTCTTCCATACATTTGGAGCGTGGGGAATCCGGCACTTTCACAGTAACGGCAAGCGGAAACGGCAAAGGATCCGGAAAGGATTATCAAGGCTACATCCGCATCGGGACCGATGATGGCCAGCAGATTCGAATCCCGTACCATTACCGGGTGAAATAG
- a CDS encoding lipopolysaccharide biosynthesis protein: MDYLDTFYSMVGRGFLVGATFFLLALTYTIQPVLAFLTGKPEYVAAYPYVWLLALGTILHGMHGIIGVSLLIHKQTKAISHSFITAALLFVAGTSLLIPWWGLWAPAGMTVVAYGYAILSIHRKAQRIRPIDFRMPSLLQYLTICIACLSFLTWGQGQEWNNGWWLGLLTFPIMFAAVFVTGVFQWKTVPLICRRLPILVRRGI, translated from the coding sequence TTGGATTATTTAGACACCTTTTACAGCATGGTGGGTCGGGGATTTTTAGTAGGGGCTACCTTTTTTCTTCTGGCACTCACCTATACCATCCAGCCCGTATTAGCCTTCTTGACCGGAAAGCCGGAGTATGTCGCCGCTTACCCCTATGTGTGGCTGCTCGCACTGGGGACCATTCTCCACGGCATGCACGGAATCATCGGCGTAAGTTTGCTGATTCATAAGCAAACCAAGGCCATTTCCCATAGCTTTATCACAGCGGCACTGTTGTTCGTGGCGGGAACATCTTTGCTTATTCCCTGGTGGGGGTTATGGGCACCCGCCGGGATGACTGTCGTCGCATATGGATATGCCATCCTCTCCATCCATCGCAAAGCCCAACGAATCCGCCCCATCGATTTTCGCATGCCCTCCTTGCTCCAGTATTTGACGATATGTATCGCTTGTCTCTCTTTTCTTACCTGGGGGCAAGGACAAGAATGGAATAACGGATGGTGGTTGGGATTGCTGACCTTTCCCATCATGTTCGCTGCTGTATTTGTTACCGGCGTTTTTCAGTGGAAGACGGTACCCCTGATCTGTCGGCGACTCCCTATACTGGTCCGTCGGGGAATATAA